The Micromonospora sediminicola genome contains a region encoding:
- a CDS encoding trans-sulfuration enzyme family protein has translation MTGFGTIAVHGDDGLVPGGSVAPPIVQSATFSAESDERFTEIATEARGSAFYTRYGNPNHAQVAAVVAELEGAETGLVTASGMGAISTVALALLAAGDHVVVQRSTYGGTTSLATGLLARFGVTCTSVDQTDADAFARALRPQTRLVLVETPSNPLLELTDLAAVVATAHAAGALVVVDNTFATPVNQRPLDAGADLVWHSGTKFLGGHSDVSAGVVVGGAELIERVWRTAIVTGATLGPVDAWLLLRGLRTLALRVQRHNANALALAGALEGHPAVARVRYPGLPSHPQHTLARRQMTGFGGVLGVELAAGRAGAAALLAGLRLGKRAASLGSVSTLVVHPRSMWAGIVDAEQLAAAGIGAGLVRVSTGIEDTDDLVADFRTALEGVPA, from the coding sequence GTGGCCCCGCCGATCGTGCAGAGCGCGACGTTCAGCGCCGAGTCCGACGAGCGGTTCACCGAGATCGCCACCGAGGCGCGGGGCAGCGCGTTCTACACCCGCTACGGCAACCCCAACCACGCCCAGGTGGCCGCCGTGGTCGCCGAGCTGGAGGGCGCGGAGACCGGGTTGGTCACCGCGTCCGGGATGGGCGCGATCAGCACGGTCGCGCTGGCCCTGCTCGCGGCCGGCGACCACGTGGTGGTGCAGCGCAGCACCTACGGCGGCACCACCTCGCTGGCCACCGGCCTGCTGGCCCGCTTCGGCGTCACGTGCACGTCTGTCGACCAGACGGACGCGGACGCGTTCGCCCGGGCGCTGCGGCCGCAGACCCGGCTGGTGCTGGTGGAGACGCCGAGCAACCCGCTGCTGGAGCTGACCGACCTGGCCGCCGTGGTGGCGACCGCGCACGCCGCCGGCGCGCTGGTGGTGGTGGACAACACGTTCGCCACCCCGGTCAACCAGCGTCCGCTGGACGCCGGGGCGGACCTGGTGTGGCACAGCGGCACCAAGTTCCTCGGCGGGCACTCCGACGTGTCCGCCGGGGTGGTGGTCGGCGGCGCGGAGCTGATCGAGCGCGTGTGGCGCACGGCGATCGTCACCGGCGCCACGCTCGGCCCGGTCGACGCCTGGCTGCTGCTGCGCGGCCTGCGCACGCTGGCGCTGCGGGTGCAACGGCACAACGCCAACGCGCTCGCGCTGGCCGGGGCGCTGGAGGGTCACCCGGCGGTGGCCCGGGTCCGCTATCCGGGGCTGCCCTCGCACCCCCAGCACACGCTGGCCCGCCGGCAGATGACCGGCTTCGGCGGGGTGCTCGGCGTCGAGCTGGCGGCCGGGCGGGCCGGCGCGGCGGCGCTGCTGGCCGGGCTGCGCCTGGGCAAGCGGGCGGCCAGCCTCGGCAGCGTCAGCACGCTCGTGGTGCACCCGCGCTCGATGTGGGCCGGCATCGTGGACGCCGAGCAGCTCGCCGCCGCCGGCATCGGCGCGGGCCTGGTCCGCGTCTCCACCGGCATCGAGGACACCGACGACCTGGTGGCCGACTTCCGGACCGCGTTGGAGGGGGTGCCGGCCTGA
- a CDS encoding response regulator: protein MRIVLAEDSTLLRDGLTRLLVDEGHEVVAAVGDADHLVAAVARHRPEVVVTDVRMPPTNSDDGLRAALEIRREFPTVAVLVLSQYVEKRYAAQLLADRSEGVGYVLKDRVAQVEDFLDALDRVAAGATALDPEVVRQLMSGTSRTDPLSRLTLRERDVLHHMAQGHTNAAVAQRLHVSQSAVEKHVNAIFDKLDLSDATGYSRRVLAILRYLGS from the coding sequence GTGCGGATAGTCCTGGCCGAGGACTCGACGCTGCTCCGCGACGGGCTCACCCGGTTGCTGGTCGACGAGGGGCACGAGGTGGTGGCCGCGGTGGGCGACGCCGACCACCTGGTCGCCGCCGTCGCGCGGCACCGTCCCGAGGTGGTGGTCACCGATGTGCGGATGCCGCCCACCAACAGCGACGACGGGTTGCGGGCCGCGCTGGAGATCCGCCGCGAGTTCCCCACCGTCGCGGTGCTGGTCCTGTCCCAGTACGTCGAGAAGCGCTACGCCGCCCAGTTGCTCGCCGACCGCTCCGAGGGCGTCGGGTACGTGTTGAAGGACCGCGTCGCCCAGGTCGAGGACTTCCTCGACGCGCTCGACCGGGTCGCCGCCGGCGCCACCGCGCTCGATCCGGAAGTGGTGCGGCAGCTCATGTCGGGCACGAGCCGCACCGATCCGCTCAGCCGTCTCACCCTACGAGAACGCGACGTGTTGCACCACATGGCGCAGGGCCACACCAACGCCGCCGTCGCCCAGCGGCTGCACGTCTCGCAGAGCGCGGTGGAGAAGCACGTCAACGCCATCTTCGACAAGCTCGACCTCTCCGACGCCACCGGGTACAGCCGCCGGGTGCTGGCGATCCTGCGGTATCTGGGCTCCTGA
- a CDS encoding sensor histidine kinase, which yields MVVTGGVRIGRWARPVAGVVAGVVTAAVEMAILVASGLLLTLTVPAPALRRRVLAAVLRYAPVAARWERRRLAWAANRPAPAPLRATGRRAVGYLALRVVPGLLGALTVGVLAVGVVLAAVLLRAVVTGGVAVPDLLLQLVIGAGLLLVNLQAVASVGALDRHLARRMLEPDGEDALRRRIDELTESRAGVMAAVDAERRRIERDLHDGVQQRLVALGMLLGRARRSRDPDRARALLDQAHADVQWALDELREVAWQVYPSALDHSPLDEVLTMVARRTPIPVRISHALPDRPPRPVEAVLYFIACEAITNAAKHAGATVIDIEIRAGDGGVDMWVRDDGRGGADPAGSGLRGLARRAAALDGNLDVSSPPGGPTTIRATLPCG from the coding sequence ATGGTGGTGACCGGAGGCGTGCGGATCGGCCGGTGGGCGCGGCCCGTGGCCGGCGTCGTCGCCGGTGTCGTCACCGCCGCCGTCGAGATGGCGATCCTGGTCGCGTCCGGCCTGCTGCTGACCCTGACCGTGCCGGCCCCGGCGCTGCGCCGCCGCGTCCTCGCCGCCGTCCTCCGGTACGCCCCGGTGGCCGCCCGGTGGGAGCGGCGGCGGCTGGCCTGGGCCGCGAACCGTCCGGCGCCCGCCCCGTTGCGCGCCACCGGCCGGCGGGCCGTCGGCTACCTCGCGCTGCGGGTCGTGCCGGGCCTGCTCGGCGCGCTCACCGTCGGGGTGCTGGCCGTGGGCGTGGTGCTCGCGGCCGTCCTCCTCCGTGCCGTCGTGACCGGCGGCGTCGCCGTGCCCGATCTGCTGCTGCAACTCGTGATCGGGGCGGGCCTGCTCCTGGTGAACCTCCAGGCGGTCGCCAGCGTCGGCGCGCTGGACCGGCATCTCGCGCGGCGCATGCTGGAGCCCGACGGCGAAGACGCGCTGCGGCGCCGGATCGACGAGCTGACCGAGAGCCGGGCCGGCGTCATGGCGGCGGTCGACGCGGAGCGCCGGCGGATCGAGCGGGACCTGCACGACGGCGTGCAGCAGCGTCTCGTCGCGCTCGGCATGCTCCTGGGTCGCGCGCGACGCAGCCGCGACCCGGACCGGGCGCGGGCCCTGCTGGACCAGGCGCACGCCGACGTGCAGTGGGCCCTCGACGAGCTGCGGGAGGTGGCCTGGCAGGTCTACCCGTCGGCGCTCGACCACAGCCCGCTGGACGAGGTGCTGACCATGGTGGCCCGGCGCACGCCGATCCCGGTGCGGATCAGCCACGCACTGCCCGACCGCCCGCCGCGTCCGGTCGAGGCCGTGCTCTACTTCATCGCCTGCGAGGCGATCACCAACGCGGCGAAGCACGCCGGCGCTACCGTGATCGACATCGAGATCAGGGCCGGGGACGGGGGAGTGGACATGTGGGTCCGTGACGACGGCCGGGGCGGGGCCGATCCCGCCGGCAGCGGGCTGCGTGGCCTCGCCCGGCGGGCCGCGGCTCTCGACGGCAACCTCGACGTGTCCAGTCCGCCGGGCGGTCCGACCACGATCCGGGCGACGCTCCCGTGCGGATAG
- a CDS encoding DedA family protein — translation MIDSWHLTTSAAAPTPGDTGGLAGFAADLVERLGAPGAGLAVALENLFPPIPSEVILPLAGFAASQGRMSLVAAIAWTTLGSVVGAVVLYQVGVVLGRDRVRAIVRRLPLVKLSDLDRTEAWFARHGTATVFFGRMIPIFRSLISVPAGVERMPIGRFLLYTTLGSLVWNTVFVLAGYQLGANWHVVEEWAGAFQNVVIVVCVLVLGALVVAGLLRQRRRPVAAEVAGDPTPRGGPGLPVRSGTVYRSRGHLGEDR, via the coding sequence ATGATCGATTCATGGCACCTCACGACCTCCGCCGCCGCGCCGACGCCCGGTGACACCGGCGGCCTGGCCGGATTCGCGGCCGACCTGGTCGAGCGCCTCGGCGCTCCCGGCGCCGGGCTGGCGGTGGCGCTGGAGAACCTGTTCCCGCCGATCCCGAGCGAGGTGATCCTGCCGTTGGCCGGCTTCGCCGCCAGCCAGGGTCGGATGAGCCTGGTCGCCGCGATCGCCTGGACCACGCTCGGCTCCGTGGTCGGCGCGGTGGTCCTCTACCAGGTCGGCGTGGTGCTCGGCCGGGACCGGGTACGGGCCATCGTCCGGCGACTCCCGCTGGTCAAGCTCAGCGACCTCGACCGGACCGAGGCGTGGTTCGCCCGGCACGGCACGGCGACCGTCTTCTTCGGGCGCATGATCCCGATCTTCCGGAGCCTGATCTCCGTTCCGGCCGGCGTGGAACGGATGCCGATCGGCAGGTTCCTGCTCTACACCACGCTCGGCAGCCTCGTCTGGAACACCGTGTTCGTGCTCGCCGGCTACCAGCTCGGCGCCAACTGGCACGTGGTCGAGGAATGGGCGGGGGCGTTCCAGAACGTCGTCATCGTCGTCTGCGTGCTCGTGCTCGGCGCGCTCGTGGTGGCCGGGCTGCTCCGGCAGCGGCGACGTCCGGTCGCCGCGGAGGTCGCCGGTGATCCGACTCCGCGTGGCGGACCGGGCCTGCCGGTGCGATCCGGCACCGTGTACCGCAGCCGGGGTCACCTGGGGGAGGATCGCTGA
- a CDS encoding cryptochrome/photolyase family protein, with amino-acid sequence MSRWRWLLADQVGPHFLDDDAQRVLLVETRSLFAHRRLHRQKAHLILSTLRHRAAELGDRARLVRADTFREALAGLGEPVEVVHPASRAALAFARTVDGLTVLPPRGFVTDRADFAAWADRRRGQLRMADFYRYALNRHDLLRDLPVPARRPRRRPPTDVPPPPAIVEDDIDAQVRRDLDRWEAEGIRFVGRDAPRRHPATHAEARARLTHFLDHRLPAYADTDCLLVDGDGRLASSVLSSSFNLGLLDPAPAIRAAERAGRDGTAPPAAVHRFVRGLFGWREFLWQLYWYFAPRFRGVGWLAATRPLPDWFDRLDADAVEARCLADVLAGVRDTGWASQTARLTVLGNYGLQRGWRPADLADWFQRSFVDGADWVMNATVIGMSQYADLARIDTHPWAFDGAHVDRISDYCGGCRYEPAVALGDDACPYTAGFDTFLHRNRERLSADPRLAAALAERTDPQRRDAVLAQEEKRGDEAP; translated from the coding sequence ATGTCACGCTGGCGCTGGCTTCTGGCGGACCAGGTGGGTCCCCACTTCCTCGACGACGACGCGCAACGCGTCCTGCTGGTGGAGACCCGGTCGCTGTTCGCCCACCGGCGGCTGCACCGCCAGAAGGCGCACCTGATCCTGTCCACGCTGCGACATCGCGCCGCCGAACTCGGCGACCGGGCCCGGCTGGTACGCGCCGACACGTTCCGGGAGGCGCTCGCCGGCCTGGGCGAGCCGGTCGAGGTGGTGCACCCGGCGTCGCGGGCGGCGCTGGCGTTCGCCCGTACCGTCGACGGGTTGACCGTGCTCCCGCCGCGCGGGTTCGTCACCGACCGTGCCGACTTCGCGGCCTGGGCCGACCGGCGGCGCGGCCAGCTGCGGATGGCCGACTTCTACCGGTACGCGCTGAACCGCCACGACCTGCTGCGCGACCTGCCGGTCCCGGCGCGCCGGCCCCGCCGGCGGCCACCGACCGACGTGCCGCCACCGCCGGCGATCGTCGAGGACGACATCGACGCGCAGGTCCGCCGTGACCTGGACCGGTGGGAGGCGGAGGGGATCCGGTTCGTCGGCCGGGACGCGCCGCGCCGCCACCCGGCCACGCACGCCGAGGCGCGGGCCCGGCTCACGCACTTCCTCGACCACCGGCTGCCCGCGTACGCCGACACCGACTGCCTGCTCGTCGACGGCGACGGCCGCCTCGCGTCCAGCGTGCTGTCGTCCTCGTTCAACCTCGGGCTGCTCGACCCGGCGCCGGCGATCCGGGCCGCCGAGCGCGCCGGCCGGGACGGCACGGCGCCGCCCGCGGCGGTGCACCGGTTCGTCCGTGGCCTGTTCGGGTGGCGCGAGTTCCTGTGGCAGCTCTACTGGTACTTCGCGCCGCGCTTCCGCGGCGTCGGCTGGCTCGCCGCCACCCGGCCGCTGCCGGACTGGTTCGACCGCCTCGACGCCGACGCGGTGGAGGCGCGCTGCCTGGCCGACGTGCTGGCCGGCGTCCGCGACACCGGCTGGGCGAGTCAGACCGCACGGCTGACCGTGCTCGGCAACTACGGCCTGCAACGCGGCTGGCGCCCCGCCGACCTGGCCGACTGGTTCCAGCGCAGCTTCGTCGACGGCGCCGACTGGGTCATGAACGCCACCGTCATCGGCATGAGCCAGTACGCCGACCTGGCCCGCATCGACACCCACCCCTGGGCGTTCGACGGCGCGCACGTCGACCGGATCAGCGACTACTGCGGCGGCTGCCGGTACGAGCCGGCGGTGGCGCTCGGCGACGACGCCTGCCCGTACACCGCCGGGTTCGACACGTTCCTGCACCGCAACCGGGAGCGGCTCTCCGCCGACCCGCGCCTCGCCGCCGCGCTGGCCGAGCGCACCGACCCGCAGCGCCGCGACGCGGTGCTGGCGCAGGAGGAGAAACGCGGCGACGAGGCACCCTGA
- a CDS encoding winged helix-turn-helix domain-containing protein produces MTTDDTSATTAGADPAERPFSLVIGVTPSPAERLRLTELLDGVAPLLIVADLDELRELINPGEGVRRGPPLTLPDGAGPSTDARESAPDRALVIDVARSTARWGDREVALTRLERDLLTCLTAEPVRVWSYAELHRAVWHDAATQRRADVQSLVKRLRRKLDGLGTGVTVVAVRGVGLRLTDHRRPPVRGD; encoded by the coding sequence GTGACGACTGACGACACGAGCGCGACGACCGCCGGCGCCGACCCGGCGGAGCGTCCCTTCTCGCTGGTCATCGGCGTCACGCCGTCACCGGCGGAACGGTTGCGGCTCACCGAGCTGCTGGACGGCGTCGCGCCGTTGCTGATCGTCGCCGACCTGGACGAGCTGCGCGAGTTGATCAATCCCGGTGAGGGTGTCCGGCGGGGTCCACCGTTGACGCTCCCGGATGGGGCGGGGCCCTCAACCGACGCCCGGGAGTCCGCGCCCGACCGCGCGTTGGTGATCGACGTCGCCCGGTCCACCGCCCGGTGGGGTGACCGGGAGGTCGCGCTCACCCGGCTGGAGCGGGACCTGCTGACCTGCCTGACCGCCGAGCCGGTGCGGGTGTGGAGCTACGCCGAGCTGCACCGCGCGGTCTGGCACGACGCGGCGACGCAGCGCCGGGCCGACGTGCAGTCCCTGGTCAAGCGGCTGCGCCGCAAGCTCGACGGGTTGGGCACCGGGGTCACCGTCGTCGCGGTACGCGGCGTCGGCCTACGGTTGACCGATCACCGCCGCCCTCCGGTCCGGGGCGACTGA
- a CDS encoding S8 family serine peptidase produces the protein MLRRPHRRGLARRLVSAGAALVLAATALAATGTGAQAQAGTGAGATAGDKIRPELTRQLQGKSEGDFWIHFSARADLGKAAATKDWNQRGAAVAAALRKTAADSQGKIRAELDRSGTKYQTFWATNAIKVTGGSLTMAQNFAAHAEVDGIYAPVEYKLPETTPGTDEKAPNALEWGIANINADDVWSQYGVKGAGITVASIDSGVQFDHPALVNSYRGNNGDGTFDHDYNWFDAAGECATAPCDSDGHGTHTMGTMAGADGANQIGVAPEVKWIAANGCCPTDAALISSGQWMLEPTDLSGQNPDASKRPNIINNSWGTTAPSNEPFMEDVTDAWTASGIFGVWSNGNNGPSCQTSGSPGSLASNYSAGAYDINNNIASFSSRGTGQNGEIKPNISAPGVNVRSSVPTNSYASISGTSMAAPHLAGAIALLWSAAPTLVGDVAATRALLNDTATDKADTQCGGTADDNNVYGEGRLDALALVAAAPIGDNGTLAGTVTDAATGAAIAGATVTLTGAADRTLTTGADGTYSSLLPAGDYQVVVSAFGYASRTLSATVTKNTTTTLDVALSAVPSVTIGGQVTDGSGHGWPLYAKVSVEGTPISDYTTPATGRYSLTLPSGSTYRLTVEPQYAGYLTVTKEVTVGAGNLTANIEVPADPEACTTAPGYTVSSDGEYETFDGTGVPDGWSVVDNAGTGQVWEFTDSGERGNLTGGSGTFAIIDSDNYGSGGQQDTSLVSPVVDLTGVSAPVIRFNQDYNWLNSDRADVDLSLDGGATWSNVLRQAADVRGPKVTEIAIPQAANQSQVQVRFHYYNASWEWWWEVDNVLIGSKLVCKPVAGGLVLGHVRDKNDNGYVNGATVTSKDRPAEKATTVATPDDTELPDGFYWMFSSLTGKHPFTASAGNYVSQTKQVTVEADWATAANFQLAAGRLSVQPTSLTGTARMPSGKVSRTFTVTNTGGAPVDVEFGERDGGFVLQRADGSQLSEQALLGSTGAPAQRLTAATSFAARSSGKSSTGVTPAAGPQADPWTAIPGYPANVMDNRVVTVDGKIYSIAGGDGTTSSAKNYRYDPVAQTWSGIADLPGARNAVTAGVVDGKIIVSGGWGASGPDGTTWSYDPATNTWTARASNPAPRAAAGQAVAGGKLYAIGGCTTASCLPMSNSVVRYDPGADTWETLPAYPKSVAFLSCGGIDGTVYCTGGNDGTVSQKAGYAFDPGANAWTPIPDAPADSWAASYAVANGKLLVVGGSQGGAITNAGFAFDPATDSWANLPNANAPRYRGGAACGFYKVGGSSGGFTATKDSEVLPGFSECAEGAADVSWLTVDTSKVTLAPGEKVTVTVGMTANVDQPGTYSASVVIKENTPYTVPPVAVTMIAQPPTTWGKLSGTVSGRSCQGATAALPGATVQVDSWANSYTFTTDADGRYAYWMDRRNNPLTLIVAKDGWKPQTRQTKISSATPTVEDFTLSPARC, from the coding sequence ATGCTGAGACGTCCACACCGAAGGGGCCTGGCCCGGCGGCTGGTGAGCGCGGGGGCCGCCCTGGTGCTCGCCGCGACCGCACTGGCCGCCACCGGCACCGGAGCACAGGCGCAGGCCGGCACGGGCGCCGGCGCCACGGCCGGCGACAAGATCCGCCCCGAACTCACCCGGCAACTCCAGGGCAAGAGCGAGGGCGACTTCTGGATCCACTTCTCCGCCCGGGCCGACCTGGGCAAGGCCGCCGCGACCAAGGACTGGAACCAGCGCGGCGCCGCCGTCGCGGCGGCGCTGCGCAAGACCGCCGCCGACAGCCAGGGGAAGATCCGCGCCGAGCTGGACCGCTCCGGCACGAAGTACCAGACGTTCTGGGCGACCAACGCCATCAAGGTCACCGGCGGCTCGCTGACCATGGCGCAGAACTTCGCCGCCCACGCCGAGGTGGACGGCATCTACGCCCCGGTCGAGTACAAGCTGCCCGAGACCACTCCGGGCACCGACGAGAAGGCGCCGAACGCCCTGGAGTGGGGCATCGCCAACATCAACGCCGACGACGTCTGGTCCCAGTACGGCGTGAAGGGCGCCGGCATCACCGTGGCCAGCATCGACAGCGGGGTCCAGTTCGACCACCCGGCACTGGTGAACTCCTACCGGGGCAACAACGGTGACGGCACCTTCGACCACGACTACAACTGGTTCGACGCGGCCGGCGAGTGCGCCACCGCGCCGTGCGACTCCGACGGCCACGGCACCCACACCATGGGCACCATGGCCGGCGCGGACGGCGCGAACCAGATCGGCGTCGCCCCCGAGGTCAAGTGGATCGCCGCGAACGGCTGCTGCCCGACCGACGCGGCGCTGATCTCCTCCGGGCAGTGGATGCTGGAGCCCACCGACCTCAGCGGCCAGAACCCGGACGCCAGCAAGCGGCCGAACATCATCAACAACTCGTGGGGCACCACGGCGCCGTCCAACGAGCCGTTCATGGAGGACGTCACCGACGCGTGGACCGCCTCCGGCATCTTCGGCGTCTGGTCCAACGGCAACAACGGCCCGTCCTGCCAGACCAGCGGCTCGCCGGGCAGCCTGGCCAGCAACTACTCGGCCGGGGCGTACGACATCAACAACAACATCGCCAGCTTCTCGTCCCGGGGCACCGGGCAGAACGGCGAGATCAAGCCGAACATCTCGGCCCCCGGCGTGAACGTCCGCTCCAGCGTGCCGACCAACTCGTACGCCAGCATCAGCGGCACCTCGATGGCGGCGCCGCACCTGGCCGGCGCGATCGCGTTGCTCTGGTCGGCGGCGCCCACCCTGGTCGGTGACGTCGCGGCGACGCGCGCCCTGCTCAACGACACGGCGACCGACAAGGCCGACACCCAGTGCGGCGGCACCGCGGACGACAACAACGTCTACGGCGAGGGCCGGCTGGACGCGCTCGCGCTCGTCGCCGCCGCCCCGATCGGGGACAACGGCACGCTGGCCGGCACGGTCACCGACGCGGCCACCGGCGCCGCGATCGCCGGCGCGACGGTCACCCTGACCGGCGCGGCGGACCGCACGCTGACCACCGGCGCCGACGGCACGTACTCCTCGCTGCTGCCGGCCGGCGACTACCAGGTGGTCGTCTCCGCGTTCGGCTACGCGAGCCGCACCCTCTCCGCGACCGTCACCAAGAACACGACCACCACGCTCGACGTGGCGCTGAGCGCGGTGCCGAGCGTCACGATCGGCGGGCAGGTCACCGACGGGTCCGGCCACGGCTGGCCGCTCTACGCGAAGGTGAGCGTCGAGGGCACGCCGATCTCCGACTACACCACGCCCGCCACCGGCCGCTACAGCCTGACGCTGCCGTCCGGGTCGACCTACCGGCTCACCGTCGAGCCGCAGTACGCCGGCTACCTGACCGTCACCAAGGAGGTCACGGTCGGCGCCGGCAACCTCACCGCCAACATCGAGGTACCGGCGGACCCGGAGGCGTGCACCACGGCGCCCGGCTACACCGTCAGCTCGGACGGCGAGTACGAGACGTTCGACGGCACCGGCGTGCCGGACGGCTGGTCCGTGGTGGACAACGCCGGCACCGGCCAGGTCTGGGAGTTCACCGACAGCGGTGAGCGCGGCAACCTGACCGGCGGCAGCGGCACCTTCGCCATCATCGACAGCGACAACTACGGCAGCGGCGGACAGCAGGACACCTCGCTGGTCAGCCCGGTCGTCGACCTGACCGGGGTGAGCGCCCCGGTGATCCGGTTCAACCAGGACTACAACTGGCTGAACAGCGACCGCGCGGACGTGGACCTGAGCCTCGACGGCGGCGCCACCTGGAGCAACGTGCTCCGGCAGGCGGCCGACGTGCGCGGCCCGAAGGTGACCGAGATAGCGATTCCGCAGGCGGCGAACCAGTCGCAGGTGCAGGTGCGCTTCCACTACTACAACGCCAGCTGGGAGTGGTGGTGGGAGGTCGACAACGTCCTGATCGGCAGCAAGCTCGTCTGCAAGCCGGTCGCCGGCGGCCTGGTGCTCGGCCACGTGCGCGACAAGAACGACAACGGCTACGTCAACGGGGCCACCGTGACCAGCAAGGACCGCCCGGCGGAGAAGGCCACCACGGTCGCCACGCCGGACGACACCGAGCTGCCGGACGGCTTCTACTGGATGTTCTCGTCGCTGACCGGCAAGCACCCGTTCACCGCCAGCGCGGGCAACTACGTCAGCCAGACCAAGCAGGTCACGGTCGAGGCGGACTGGGCCACCGCGGCGAACTTCCAACTCGCCGCCGGCCGGCTGTCGGTGCAGCCGACCTCGCTGACCGGAACGGCCCGGATGCCGAGCGGGAAGGTCAGCAGGACGTTCACCGTGACCAACACCGGCGGGGCGCCGGTCGACGTCGAGTTCGGTGAACGCGACGGCGGGTTCGTCCTGCAACGGGCCGACGGTTCCCAGCTGTCCGAGCAGGCGCTGCTCGGCTCGACCGGCGCACCGGCGCAGCGGCTGACCGCCGCCACGTCGTTCGCCGCCCGCTCGTCCGGCAAGTCGTCCACGGGCGTGACCCCGGCGGCCGGCCCGCAGGCGGACCCCTGGACCGCCATCCCGGGCTACCCGGCGAACGTGATGGACAACCGGGTCGTCACCGTCGACGGCAAGATCTACTCGATCGCCGGCGGCGACGGCACCACCTCCAGCGCGAAGAACTACCGGTACGACCCGGTCGCGCAGACCTGGTCCGGCATCGCCGATCTGCCCGGCGCCCGCAACGCCGTGACGGCCGGTGTGGTCGACGGCAAGATCATCGTCAGCGGCGGCTGGGGCGCCTCCGGGCCCGACGGCACCACCTGGTCGTACGACCCGGCGACGAACACCTGGACCGCGCGGGCGAGCAACCCGGCGCCCCGGGCGGCGGCGGGTCAGGCGGTCGCGGGCGGCAAGCTGTACGCGATCGGTGGCTGCACCACGGCCAGCTGCCTGCCGATGTCCAACTCGGTGGTCCGCTACGACCCGGGCGCGGACACCTGGGAGACGTTGCCCGCCTACCCGAAGTCGGTGGCGTTCCTGTCCTGCGGCGGGATCGACGGCACCGTCTACTGCACCGGCGGCAACGACGGGACGGTGTCGCAGAAGGCCGGGTACGCGTTCGACCCGGGCGCCAACGCCTGGACCCCCATCCCGGACGCGCCGGCCGACAGCTGGGCCGCCTCGTACGCGGTGGCGAACGGCAAGCTCCTGGTCGTCGGCGGGTCGCAGGGCGGGGCCATCACCAACGCCGGCTTCGCGTTCGACCCGGCGACCGACTCGTGGGCCAACCTGCCCAACGCCAACGCGCCCCGCTACCGGGGCGGCGCGGCCTGCGGGTTCTACAAGGTCGGCGGCTCGTCGGGCGGCTTCACGGCCACCAAGGACAGCGAGGTCCTGCCCGGCTTCTCGGAGTGCGCCGAGGGTGCGGCCGACGTCAGCTGGCTGACCGTCGACACGTCGAAGGTCACCCTGGCGCCCGGTGAGAAGGTCACCGTCACGGTCGGCATGACCGCGAACGTCGACCAGCCGGGCACCTACTCGGCGTCCGTGGTGATCAAGGAGAACACGCCGTACACGGTGCCGCCGGTGGCGGTCACCATGATCGCGCAGCCGCCGACCACCTGGGGCAAGTTGTCCGGGACGGTCTCCGGCAGGAGCTGCCAGGGCGCCACGGCGGCGCTGCCGGGCGCGACCGTCCAGGTCGACTCCTGGGCGAACTCCTACACCTTCACGACGGACGCCGACGGCCGGTACGCCTACTGGATGGACCGGCGCAACAACCCGCTCACGCTGATCGTCGCCAAGGACGGCTGGAAGCCCCAGACGCGCCAGACGAAGATCAGCTCCGCCACGCCCACCGTGGAGGACTTCACCCTCTCCCCCGCCCGCTGCTGA
- a CDS encoding winged helix-turn-helix domain-containing protein — MTGIPSLVIGIASSSAERRQLAQLLGGTESFLIVSSANQARRFLDLVRRPPAPLAPAGDAEPAAPTPGLELAVDSDRRVLRWREREVGLTPLEHDLFVCLAGTPGQVWTYARLHRAVWGNDHLGRGSDMHSVVRRIRHKLGRLGAPATIHAVRGVGFRLTPS; from the coding sequence ATGACAGGGATACCGTCCTTGGTCATCGGCATCGCGTCCTCGTCGGCCGAGCGCCGGCAGCTCGCCCAACTGCTCGGCGGCACCGAGTCGTTCCTGATCGTCTCCAGCGCCAACCAGGCGCGCCGATTCCTCGACTTGGTCCGCCGGCCGCCGGCGCCGCTCGCCCCGGCCGGGGACGCCGAGCCCGCCGCACCGACGCCGGGGCTGGAACTGGCCGTGGACTCCGACCGGCGGGTGTTGCGCTGGCGGGAGCGGGAGGTCGGGCTGACGCCGCTGGAGCACGACCTGTTCGTCTGTCTCGCCGGGACCCCCGGCCAGGTCTGGACGTACGCCCGGCTGCACCGGGCCGTGTGGGGCAACGACCACCTCGGCCGGGGCTCCGACATGCACTCCGTGGTCCGCCGCATCCGGCACAAGCTCGGCCGCCTGGGCGCCCCCGCCACGATCCACGCCGTCCGAGGCGTCGGCTTCCGCCTCACCCCGTCCTGA